The Macrobrachium nipponense isolate FS-2020 chromosome 27, ASM1510439v2, whole genome shotgun sequence genome includes a region encoding these proteins:
- the LOC135200728 gene encoding uncharacterized protein LOC135200728 has product MVLRLHHRSVVNSYACKFIPVAVAVILIFFVIVHDDAEMKDPSRNNQRGSSVIPKSRMRDRHDGAPSDDVRKYSLCKALFSLDSPVSEEKIEAIYSGMIRPNGDVFHRKEDAKGREEVKDIYRKIDGVLSKIRKLKYSEPEHFSGEDYQPLAELLPSVAEYDSASDFRTFLNSPEVRRDLPEIRQLKKWANYEETPPDLLIIDYTAWVLTLHTDETVIPQAARHTTDVLDALLELHAKVVPLLDKISKRTRVLVLSQSRLKLDVENLLMNYRGAMADFNMDWSEGTFLYLLKHYHHLNLRPLLESRRAKAKEILRISEDYVKDYKAWESQSADMNSSAIWNFFQGAKKAENESSSSSNLSYSAQLENGSPGSDAEIFSRYPRVAREKLKKTAETTPFRDYLIPSTEDSGLWFWDALIPLTLAEIRECHEMIDERGYADQPFYKGTARRCYDPVHSGDITNSDLVTMMLNLLCNTVLEAEGDYCCS; this is encoded by the exons ATGGTACTTCGGCTCCATCACAGATCCGTCGTTAATAGCTACGCATGTAAGTTTATTCCAGTTGCAGTGGCGGTAATTTTGATATTCTTCGTCATTGTTCACGATGACGCAGAGATGAAAGACCCATCCAGAAATAACCAGAGAGGAAGCTCGGTGATTCCAAAGTCTAGGATGCGTGATCGACATGATGGCGCGCCCAGTGACGACGTCAGGAAGTACAGTCTTTGCAAAGCTCTCTTTAGCCTCGATAGTCCGGTATCTGAAGAGAAAATTGAAGCCATTTATTCAGGAATGATTCGTCCCAATGGAGATGTTTTTCACAGAAAGGAAGACGCGAAAGGAAGGGAAGAAGTGAAAGATATCTATCGTAAGATCGACGGCGTTTTAAGTAAGATTCGAAAGTTGAAATATTCAGAGCCTGAACATTTCTCCGGTGAGGACTACCAGCCTCTGGCTGAACTCTTACCTAGCGTTGCTGAATACGATTCAGCCTCTGA tTTTCGCACATTTTTGAATTCGCCGGAAGTCCGACGAGACCTGCCCGAAATTCGGCAGCTGAAGAAGTGGGCCAATTATGAGGAGACGCCACCGGACCTTCTGATCATTG ACTATACTGCCTGGGTCCTTACCTTGCACACTGATGAGACAGTTATCCCACAAGCAGCCAGACACACCACTGACGTTTTGGATGCTCTGCTGGAACTGCACGCAAAGGTAGTTCCCCTTCTGGACAAG ATATCCAAGAGGACGAGGGTTCTGGTGCTGTCACAAAGTCGACTGAAACTAGATGTGGAGAATCTCCTCATGAATTACCGAGGTGCAATGGCTGATTTTAACATGGACTGGAGTGAAGGCACATTCTTGTACCTTCTGAAACACTATCACCACCTGAACTTGAGGCCTTTGTTGGAATCTCGCCGCGCTAAAGCAAAAGAAATATTGCGAATCTCAGAAGATTATGTTAAAGATTACAAAGCTTGGGAGTCTCAGTCTGCTGACATGAATTCATCTGCTATTTGGAATTTTTTCCAAGGCGCAAAAAAGGCTGAAAACGAATCTTCCTCGAGTTCAAACTTGTCGTATTCAGCACAATTGGAAAATGGGTCGCCTGGGTCTGATGCGGAGATTTTTTCAAGATATCCTCGAGTCGCTCGGGAAAAGTTGAAGAAAACTGCCGAGACTACGCCATTCCGTGATTATCTCATCCCTTCGACAGAGGATTCGGGACTGTGGTTTTGGGACGCCCTAATTCCCTTGACCTTGGCTGAGATTCGGGAATGTCACGAAATGATCGACGAGAGAGGATATGCTGACCAGCCTTTCTACAAGGGCACTGCCCGGAGGTGTTATGACCCAGTGCACTCAGGAGACATCACCAATAGTGACTTAGTTACGATGATGCTCAACCTCTTATGCAATACCGTTTTAGAAGCGGAAGGAGATTATTGctgttcatga